One Canis lupus familiaris isolate Mischka breed German Shepherd chromosome 20, alternate assembly UU_Cfam_GSD_1.0, whole genome shotgun sequence genomic region harbors:
- the RPL29 gene encoding 60S ribosomal protein L29 isoform X1, whose amino-acid sequence MAKSKNHTTHNQSRKWHRNGIKKPRSQRYESLKGVDPKFLRNMRFAKKHNKKGLKKMQANNAKAMAARAEAIKALVKPKEVKPKIPKGGSRKLNRLAYIAHPKLGKRARARIAKGLRLCRPKAKAKAQTKAQAAAATPAPAPAPAPAPAPAPAPAPASTPAAQAPKGAQAPTKAPV is encoded by the exons ATGGCCAAGTCCAAGAACCACACCACGCACAACCAGT CACGAAAATGGCACAGAAACGGCATCAAGAAACCCCGGTCACAAAGATACGAATCTCTTAAGGGG GTAGACCCCAAGTTCCTGAGGAACATGCGCTTTGCCAAGAAGCACAACAAGAAGGGCCTGAAGAAGATGCAGGCCAACAATGCCAAGGCCATGGCTGCGCGTGCTGAGGCTATCAAGGCTCTTGTCAAGCCCAAGGAGGTTAAGCCCAAGATCCCAAAGGGCGGCAGCCGCAAGCTCAATCGACTTGCCTACATCGCTCACCCCAAGCTCGGGAAACGTGCTCGTGCCCGCATTGCCAAAGGTCTCAGGCTCTGCCGGccaaaggccaaggccaaggctcaaaccaaggcccaggctgcagctgcgaccccggctccggctccggctccggctccggctcctgctcctgctcctgctcctgctcctgcttctACTCCTGCAGCGCAGGCTCCCAAAGGTGCCCAGGCCCCCACAAAGGCCCCAGTGTAG